In the genome of Stigmatopora nigra isolate UIUO_SnigA chromosome 7, RoL_Snig_1.1, whole genome shotgun sequence, the window TCTCAAAATGTTTACAAGTAACAGTACTACCCTGGAAATATCTGTACAAATGGCCTAAGCCCATGCTTTCTCTTTGTTGCATGCAAATGACGTGTCTAGTGAAAAGCTTCTGCATTTAGTCATGTCCATTTCATCTTTGAGACTTTAGTTTCCGCACTTGACTCAGATGCATTTGAATTTGTGGATGTTTCAGTATGTGATGCCTGTACTGCCATTTAACGCTTGTAACCAGGCAGCCTGATAAGAACAAGTCAAACTTGATGGTGAGAAGGCAAAAATCATCGcttgtctttatttttctattttatataaGCCTTAATGTACAGCGTGTAAGCTGCTCTATTGTAAAATATCTTTCTATAATACAATATGTATCTATcacaatttatttgatttttgagTCTACAGAAATTTGTGCTTACTTTACCAAtcattgaatgctttttttgttctcGTTGTTTCGATTTTATCACAACTAATTGCCATTTCCTTGTTCATTCTTTTAATAATGTATTAAGGattttatttgctaaaaaaaataagctacCATTGCTTGTATCTTTgtacacatatttatatttaaataaaaccatTTCCGATAAAGTCAGCTTTCAGTGTGGAATTCTGAGCAGCTCAACTGCGGAGTAGCGACAGACAAAGCATCCCGTGTCGCTACAAAGATGAATACGTAAATTAGCAGCGCGGTCTATGTTGATTTTCCTATTCCCCCAGCGATGCAATGCTTTTAATGAAGACAGACGCAATCGTACAACCCCCATCGCAGGTGTAAGCTCCTCCCGGAACACGGCTTGCCCATCTCGCAGGCTAATAGGACAGAGCTGTGACAAAAGCAGGTATTATTAACAATAGGAGTTTGTCTTGTCGCCTGGGTAGGCTCACTGCTCGCCATGGAGACGTGAGAAACCAGCTTATTACATTCATTTATCAAAAAGGTGGGCATTTACATGCAGGAGTCAAAAGAAGATCATTGGGGAACTGCAATTAGGAATAAACATATACTTTAAATGGAAATTAATGTTGTCTTTGTAATATGTTGCTATATTGATCtatgggtggaaaaaaaacaacaatagtgCTCCAATTAATAATACTGCCTGTCTTAATAGTTGTGGATTCTTAGATTTGTTTTTGCTACCGCCTTAAATCAAATATGTCAATAAATGTATCGTTTCATAATTAGATTGTATAAAAAGTCATGAGTCAAAGGTTATGTTtgaatttgtaaaaatattgCATGGTAAAGGATATGGATTCAAGTACCTGAGCTCAGTCATCCTCTTTGGAAATGAACCACAAAATCCATCATTTCcagccaagtttttttttttttttttagcaaaatggTACTGAATATCATAGTTGGTGACTTTCCAGAGCTGTAATCGTGAGCTTTTATATAGATTGGGGCCCTTTTTCTTTCAAGCCAAATTCAGATTGATTAAACTAGAATATGATGCCAGTCCAACtttttttgatattagatatataCATAACCCACCTCTCAAAGAAAAATGCTGCCTAAAAGGTAGAGAATTTATTTAAAACAGTTGttaaaaattatacaaaatatcAGGTCAGATATCTACAGTTAAGCGAAAACTATGAACAGGAATTGTGGTCGATAATATATAAAACCCCAAATTAAGCTGTCAGCAATGATTAAATGTGTAATAAAGGTTTGGAGAAAAATGCGGATAAAACTCATTATTCACCTTGAATTTGCATCTTTGTATGTGGATATTATCATCGGTAAACATAGAGACGCTGAATTAGATTTCAATTGAAAAGTGTGACTCAATGAGGCCAATTTGCGTGATATCTTTAAAGTTGGGACTtgcaataaaatctaaataaagtGCTTGGAGTCATTCATGTGAGGCTCAGGGCTCATTCAACGTCTCAGTCTGttgcaagaaaatgaaaaacagcaaTTTGGAATGTTCGATCGGCTCAACCTTCGGACCCACCTTCCTATCTCTCCTCTCCTCTGCTCTTCCTCACACAATCACACCCCCGTTTCCTTTTTGATCCATTCTCTCAGCTTGGTGACGCGGGCGTAGACACCAGGCTTGTTGCGGCGAGCACAGCCCTCGCCCCAGCTCACAATCCCGGCCTGGAACCACTTCCCACTCTCCTCGAAACAGACGAGGGGGCCTCCAGAATCTCCCTGGTGATGAAAGTCATTAAAAGAAATGCTAAGATTTTTTAAGGGCACTGGCAATGAAAGCAGCAGTGTGAAGAAAAATCTTTCTATTGGTTCCTTCTCACCTGACACGAATCAATTCCTCCAGATAGGAATCCGCTGCAGAGCATCCGCGAGGTAACCTGTCCCTCCGTGACGATGTTGCACACCGAGTCGTTGATGATTTTCACCGAGGCCTTTTGTAAGAGCTGTGCCGTCTGACCTGAGAAAACAGGACAAAGGGGTCAGCGCTCCACAATGTTCGCCCCTTGAATCAAAGGTGTTAATGGGTTGGATTAGTGTTAGCTAATGAAGGTTTAAGAGGCTTCCCCCGaggagcggcggcggcgtccgtcTTGATGTATGGATATGGGGAAAGGCTTAATGGAATAGAGCAGATTAGAAAAAGATGAGAGGGAAGAGAAGCACGTCAtgatgagagagagaaagaaggacattaaaggaaggaaagaagatGGGATGAAATTGGAGAGATCAACAGAGAAAGCACACAATGATGGAAGATGAAGGGCGAAGATGAATCGCTCATTGTGAGAGGCATAGTGGAGGAGGAGTGCAACGTCTTAATTTTGATGAGTGCTAGATAGATATGCAAAGTGGGGAAACacgcaggcacacacacactacaaagCAGGTCGCCCGTAAATGAGGAATAGAAACCGAAATGTACAGTGTGTAGAATAATTTCCCTGCATTAAAAATAGATCAAAACTAAATTGGAAGCAGAGGAAGCAATGTCTGCCTGAATATACCTCCTTCACGGACCGCTCCCCAACCCGTGACCGAGCAGGACGTGCCCGCCAGGAAGACGTGGGAGGGAGCTGGTAGGCAGATGGGTTGGATGGTATTAGTGAATTCCAGAGGCTTGCTGAGTTCCAGCAGGGCAACGTCATAGTCAAAGGTCATATAGTTGTAATCCGGGTGAGGGATGATCCTCTTCACAGCGCGGCGTTGGACGTTGTCATGGTTAAACTGGTCCTGCATGCCGCTGTATGTTTGCCAGTTTGATGCAATGCGGTTTCTGtttcccaaaaataaaataaaaagtaagaaaagaaGGTTGTGTAACTATAGCAAAGCTGTAAGAAAAGATTGAATGCATGCTATTTTAAAATGGTGTACTTCAAGTAAACATCATTACTCTTCCTAAAGTGTCATTTTCATTCTTTGTTTAGCTTGCACTGTCTTGCAaggtggtaaaaaaaatgcttatttgcATTTGTGGTCTTGTAAATAGTTGGATTAAATTGAGTTGCtccaaaatatcaatttttagGGGAAATCTGCAGAAACAATCAACTTCCTTCTCCATCCAGCACGTATGTCTCATGAGGTTGAGCAAGGACAGTGCTCCATCTTAAGGCCACCAAGATAAGTGCAGTCCCTCCATAAAATGAGATGTAAATTTAAGACCCCATCGCCCAACCCCCCAAGGTTTTCCTGAATTAACTATCATCAGGGGCTCTTTTTCAGACTTTGAAATTTGTATAATTTGTCCTCTGTTGTGCATAATTTGATATTTCCAAGAATAGTGCTTACTGAAACATgctaaaatgtcaaatgtgtgATGAATAATAAAACACCCTAAGAGTGCCCCTTCTGTGTTAGAAATTAAGTGTGTATACAAAAAGGTATCGATAACACAACTCACGCTGGGTCATGGGTAACAAAGCAATGGGAAGCTGATAGGAGCCATTTTTCGGAGATGATGGAGGCCCCGCAAACGTGGCCGGATGTCAGGATGTGCAGGCTAACCTGCCATGGCCATTCACCCAGCTCAGCATTTTGGCCTCCTACAATGCGATTCAGTTTAAATGGCCGGATGCCACAATCTGGGAACgatagaaaaaaaggcaattagCTGCTGAtgagtaataataaaatagtaTTTCGAGTACGAATACCAAATAAAGACGTGGTATGATGAGTACCACCAGTGTACCACCATGTACCCTCTAGTAGCATGCAAATAACTGATTAAACgttcaaacacttttttttatatccactaCAGTTCAATTGTATTATTTGTAGTCCTTTTTATATAATGAAAAACTACCAAACAATTCATAGCCCCATGAATACTataatttctgttttgttttttagtctAGTGTAATGCAAAGTAGtagttattattaatattatatatatatatatatatatatatatatatatatatatatatatatatatatatatatatatatatatatatatatatatatatatatatatatatatatatatattattattattcttttttttaattttttttttttttttttttttttttaaagagtcctCGATATATGACGTAATCAGATTGCAAAATTCTCATATCCGTtcaaaaactgtcttttttaaGCAGGTTTTTAGTGGAAATAAATCATAGGTGGCTACACCTTCACTTGCGTCCACTTGTCCGAATGTCCCTAACCACCGGTTCGAAGGGAAATTGAAATCTGTAATGGGACCTTTTTCTACCGATTCAGAATCTTCAGAGCATCACCTTGTAAATGGGCCCATAATATAAAGGCAAAATGTCACTCtagctgataaaaaaaaaaaatggacataattGTAACCCAGGGCAAAATCTGAATAAAGAAATGATACAGATAAACGCTgcttttaaagattttaaaacAAAGCAGTCAATGCCGGAGGCTTTTTGCTCCAACAGTCAAATAAATGCACAGCTCAACACACTGCTTTTATCATAATCTCCTTTGAATGACAATGGGGagattaaagccattttcagcaGAATACTCAATGTAGCCGAGGGAAAAGGAGATCAAAATGACTACTTACTACATCCAACCTCGTCCGAGTGATCTGCGCAGTCGCTGACGCGGTCACATTCGGCGTTGACCTTGTTGATGCAGTCGCCACTCTTACACTTGAAGCTGAAGTCGGAGCAGATACCGGGCGCTGCAGACACATAGCGGCCCACATCAAAACACATTCACTAGTCAAATCGACCGCTAACTCCAACCAATACAACAGTGTGTAGGTAGGCCTTAAATGCATTGTGATTGACAGAAGAGATTTCATTGACTTGCTAAAATCGATTGGGCTCCAAGTCTAATAATATCCTGCTATATTCACCACAGTCAAAATAAGGAAACTTTCAGAGTGGTATTTGCTTGAATAAAAATTAGCTAGAGAACAAAAGATTTGCacggtgaggaaaaaaatacattgaaggCTGAAGCAGCTGCTTTCAAAATCCTGACCGACCGCTACAATGCGGATGAAGCACTTAATGGCTCGTGTAACATGCTTAGAAATCAATCTGCCGTGGATTTGGGAACGCCTGACTGAGCTACGAGAGAATAAACATTGGTGCTTACAGGTTTTACATGATGCCTCGTCACTGCCGTCCTCGCAGTCCGTCTTGGTATCGCAAACGACATCCTGAGGTAAACACGTGCCATCCCCACATCGCCATTCATTCGCCTCACAACCTACAGTTTGAGAAGCAAAGTCCTAAGAATCAGCATGCAAAAGGGGGCGGAGGTGAAACACGTTTACTTGACTTACTGCAACTTTCCTCGTCGCTGTTGTCCCCACAGTCATTATCGTGATCACAAACCCACAATCTAGGTCTGCACATACCATTGCCGCAAGTAAACTGCTCTTTGTCACAATCTGGGGAGGGAGAACACATACATTTTGAGCATGTaaggaagaaaaacacaaacattttgtCAGAAATAGATCAGGACAgacaaatccattcattttaacatCACCAACACAATTACTAGAATGCTACTGTCTTAAATTGACTGatgccaaaaaaaacagaagtactGGTACATGCTTTGAAGAAAGTGCCTTAGAGACATCAGTGAACAGCTGTAGACTTAAACCCTTTTCCTACgactgctgccaaaaaaaaaaacatttggccaacgtcggcgggctggatatggcccgcgggccatagtttgcccaagtCTGGACTGCCACATAATCTTACTTAAATTGTAGTATTTAAATAGTCACACTAACCTCTAATGGACCGACTAACACCACATTTTATCTCCTATCATAACTTTTAAAATCCATCAACCAAGAAGTGTGATTTTGACAAGACAATGTGACAAGTCAGAAATGATTAAGTAAAATCTGAGGCTATGACTTTATACTGTCACGCAAATATAAGTATTGAGAAAAGTGATGAGGGGAAACATACTGCAGGTCCTTTCGTCGCTCATATCACCGCAGTCGTTCCAGCCATCACATTTGAGCTCTTTGCCAATGCAAATGCCAGAGGCACAGGTAAACATGTTGGGGCAAGCTGGGAGCAGACAGAAAGAAAAATTGAAGTGAATGTGGACTGACACAGTAGGTTTAAAACTGTCATGTTGCCATCTCTTGTCCCTCGTGATTAGTAGAAATGCAGATCCAATTGCAAAGATGGCACAACGAGTTCAAGCGAAGCACTCTTGAGTGACATTGGCAAGCAAGTAAGACTGGAACCCATAAACAACCCTTCATATTAGCACGTAGTATTTCTGGGATTTCACGGAGGCGCTGTTTAACCCTCTGTCAATTCACAAATCCATTTGATGGCCTTGTCTTAGTACTATGTAAAATTTCTCACTCTCAAAGACAATTAACTCACGGTTTTTAGGATCATAGGCAACATATTCAGCGCTGAAGCCTTTGTCAGTGTAAGACTCATCAGAGTGGAAGGTCACTTCTAAGGAATTAGTGTTGCTGGTTAATGCCAAAGAAGAGATTTCTCCACAATACCTtggacaaaaaagacaaaaaggaaTATAGTTTAAGACAACTTTTTTTGGGGACAATTTGTAAAAGCTATCACACCATTAGGGAAAGAGCCATTGTAGAAATTGACTCATTCAGTTtcacaaacaatatttttcaatcacTCAATGGATatccaaaaagtaaaatatctGCATTGAGGATTTGTCAGTGAGAGCGATTTTGGTTGGATATTAGTACTAACATCTTGTTTTCGTCAAACTGCAGAATTGTTATACGCATTAAACATGTTATTGTTAAATAATTGGAAATATTCTCAATAAGACTATTAAAACACCACATACATATTCTATCACTATTATTAATGAGCATATTTACAACAAGTGCAAGTACAACACTCCAAGTAAATAAAAGgaattgtacattttaaaatctttaaaaatgtccTATGTAAATGCCCTATATTAAAATGTAGAATTATCCAATGTGTGTTATATGTTaaatttttcccccatttaatGGAATTCCAGTGGTGGGACTTATAACCAGGTGATACATCCTATTttcaaaaattgattaaaaaatatatatatttaaagaaagAACACACAATGCACATAAGACACACAGTCGGAAGATCTTACTTTCTGCCCATAACCTGCACAAAATCTTTGTGACACTTCTGGGTGTCCACCCCAGGCTCTTTAAGGCGGAACAGGTTGAACTTGACACGCACTTTTTTCCCGGCGTCAACCTACAGCACAGAGAAGGGTTGGTATCATCATTGCAAGCCCGTGTACTTAGCACACATGTAACAACAAGACACAGTTAAAAGAGAGAAGAAAACACAAGGATATGTAGCTGTAGCCCTTGTAAAAAGGATGCATACAAGCTGCAGCTCACTTCCAACTGCAGTAGCCTGACAGATGAAGATAGAGGAGATACTGAACAGCTTGGCTTGGAAAATGCTGCCTCAGCATCCCTCTCATGGCAGGCTGATGGAGAAGGAGGAAACGGCGGGGGGCGTTTCAGATAAAGGGGGTGAGAGGCTCATTCTTGCAAACCTTAATAGTCCACTTGCAATCCACAGCAGGAGGATAGAAGCTAGGGTAGAGCGGGGAGGTGAAAACTCCTGAGCTATTAGTCAGGACGCCGCCACAGGTCAACACTAAAAACAATGCATCACATTTAAGatcacatctaaaaaaaaaaaataaaacatggaaaAGTACTATAGGTGGTACAATAAGTGCCTATTTACCTTCAGATTTACGGAGGGCTTTGTACATTGCCTGAAAGCCTGGACGCTGGGTCTCTGTGTCAGTAATGAAGTTGATGAGCATGATGTTACCAGACGACACTACTTCGAGTGGATTAGAGGGAGGCCTATGGCCGCACTTTCTGGGGGACGCAAACAAAGACATCCTGCTAAAATTCCCacagtttttctttcaaatttcaacaacccaaaaaatacagtgaGATAAGAAACAACACAAAGCTCCTAGTAAAACtctatatactatatttgtatgactgtataaatataaaaatatatatatctatatctatatctatacctatatctatacctatatctatacctatatctatacctatatctatacctatatctatacctatatttatacctatatctatatctatatctatacctatacctatacctatacctatacctatacctatacctatacctatacctatacctatacctatacctatacctatacctatacctatacctatacctatacctatacctatacctatacctatatctatacctatacctatatctatatctatataataAGGTCTTACactccatttgttttttttctaaatgcttTACACAAATACAACACCACCAAAAGAACACCAAACCCACAGTGAAGCAAGATGACAACAGCATTTTCTTCACCTCAAAGTCAATGTTTTGCCTTCATTTAATTCTTTGGGCACCttttacacctttttttttttttttacagctacTTGTTACTAGTTACTTAATCCTGTTTCACGCTAAAGTTTGTGGTGTTAAAAGAGCCATTTTTGTACaggcattttgtttttttctattgacgAGAAAAGGTGTGCTGGGAGACAAATTGAAGGCTTTGCATTAAGCTTTGAGTCATTTCACTCTAAACAGCAATGTCACAAACAAGATTGAaatgatttaatttgaaaataaatcaatacataagTAAGGCAAGATGGAGAAAGACAAATAAGGAGAGATGAGATTGCTTTGGAGGAGACTCAAAGTCAAACAAGGGGTGTGCTATCAAAAGTTTTCCGTGTTGTGTAAGAATGAGAGcaaccccccacacacacaaatacacatgcacacacacacacacacacacacacacacacacacacacacctccagtCAAATAACATCTTTAAAGACGATTATGTTACGGCTCTCATGAAACTCCCTCTCACCTTGGATAAAACAGATCACTCAATAGTATTTTTGAAAATACTCTGCATCACTTATTCATTCTACAGTGTATTCTGAACACTACAGTTTTAGCTTGTGTTGCATTCAAAGACCTTTGGTTTTGAGAATGAAATGCTTCCCCCACGGACCAAGTGCAATTACACACAGCAGTGCTGTAGGATTAAGGTTGGCACCCTTCATAGATTTGAAAGTAAAGGTCTTTTTGGGCCAACTCAATCTCACCGAGGTCGAGAAAGTTAACAATAAATGCAGCGCTGAAGGCTGCAAGGGGCCAAAACGGAGGGGGTCTTCAAGGGGGGGGATGTTGTACTCACAAATCCAGTGAAAGGAATAAAGTGGAACATATTTTTCACCCACATCAAAACAGCTTTCATCCCTAAATCCCTGTGCAACATTTCAGTCAAATACAAAGTGATTCCTCATTGTTGTCCCTTGAGACTGCTGCAGGAGTACATTTCCTCTCCGTCTGATCTTCAAGGATAAATAAATTAGAATATCGCTGGTTTGAGCCAGCCCTATTATACAAATCCTACTACCAGGAGCTAAAGTCCAAACAAGACGGTCTACTACATCTACTGATGCCTGTTTTGGGGGGGGCACGTGGAAGGAAGGCAACCATGCGCAGAGCTCACGTAGATAAAAACAGTCGTCAATATAACACGTcatgcaatttaaaaagatgTCACTTACTCGGTGATAGCCTGGGAATCGTCAGGACTCAAAGAATCATAAATGGAGACAAAGTCATCGAAGCAGTCATCCTCCACATGGAAGAAAGGGAACTTGACAGAGATGACATTTGCGGGCGAGGTTCGGATTTGCCACTGACAGCGGGTCTTCGGCGGGTACCCGCTGGGGTATCCCGGAGATGAAAACAAGGCGGCCATTTCATCAGCCTCCAAACGGAAGAAACATTCATCTGGGAATCACATATTGATTGcatgactttatacttttatcatttaatAGGTTCATTCTAAGAATCTATAGGAGTTTAGggcttttttttgaaaaatttggTCGAAGGAAAAACAGTAAGATGCTGTAAATGGGTATAATAAAGATATAATTGAATGATGCTGTTaatatatgcaaatgaacatttttattatacatttacgttttattccattgttttttgtgcgtgccaggaaaaaaaaaaaaattaagtgcgTGTCTCAAGTCAGTTATCTGTACTATAATCCGAAAATGTTTTCGTGTTGTATTAAATTTCAtgtcaattaattattattagcaTTTTTGCAGGACATATATCAGTAGTTACTTGatgtaatattgattgaagcTCCTTTTGAAATGCCTTTCAAAGTAAATCTTGACAAATATAGAAGGATTTCCCGTCTAATTGTGTCGAGGAAGACAATTGGAATCGAAAAATAGTCATCatatatgctaaaaaaaattttttatcaaaaaatggTGAATGACTGCCTGACCCTGGCTCAAAAAACCATGCTAAGGCTTGGACATACTAAATGAGACACAAACATTATATGCAATGAAACAGAAAAGGATGCACTCACTGGCTTGGGGGTTCCTGGCCATGCGAGGGTCAGTAACTGTAGGCAGAAGGAAGAGAAAGGAGGACGTTAGATAAGAAAAAAGGCCCGAATGAGCCACTGACGCTGGAAGGCAACCAGATTTTGGAGGTAGAAGCCTGAAATATTTAGGTTTGCACATTTTCTGTTCCGTTTTCCCACCTTTGGGGCCCTCAGCAATGCTGTGCTTTGCTCTTTCTGATCCATCTTACCTTGCCTTAAAGCAGCAAACCATACATCTCTGCTTAAAAGATCGACGGGAGCTACATCAAATCGCACCCACAGATATCATTTTTAAGAGAGTCAAACCCCACAGAGTCACCAGGTCAGCTCTTGGCTCATGGCCAGGTTGTGGACAAATGCATTGGGAATGACAGGAAGACAGAATGAAGAATTATGTGCCTCTCCATACGAGTCAGCTAATAGCATTAGAGGGCCACAAACCGGATGAATGCGCAATCTCAGGTACAGTACCAGCAGAGAGGTCTCTTAGATGCCTTATCGTCTTATCAGCGGAACTCCAAGTGAACTCATCTAATGCAAAGCATACTGCACAGAATAGCCACATTTATAGGAGATGACAGTAAGCTTATTCAGCTCTGCATTCTCATTCTTTTCTATGGCTGACTATAAGACTCCAATACAGTTGGCATAAACACAGGGTGACACTGCTGTCAAACAGCAGC includes:
- the st14 gene encoding suppressor of tumorigenicity 14 protein homolog isoform X1, encoding MNAARYEGHNERHERIEFLGSREKPRSKRKIGAVIGVLAAVLILAAVVAFLIWLFVFKDDEEASISQQRKPSMLVFSGHLKMPDIKYQEKLEDTSSPQFQALAEKIEAVLEDTLKKNPLLATYHTKSVVTAFSEGVIVYYWSQFDVPITDRELLPELSEELVSETLENGINEQQGMGSGSKIKITEIAATFTDPRMARNPQANECFFRLEADEMAALFSSPGYPSGYPPKTRCQWQIRTSPANVISVKFPFFHVEDDCFDDFVSIYDSLSPDDSQAITEMSLFASPRKCGHRPPSNPLEVVSSGNIMLINFITDTETQRPGFQAMYKALRKSEVLTCGGVLTNSSGVFTSPLYPSFYPPAVDCKWTIKVDAGKKVRVKFNLFRLKEPGVDTQKCHKDFVQVMGRKYCGEISSLALTSNTNSLEVTFHSDESYTDKGFSAEYVAYDPKNPCPNMFTCASGICIGKELKCDGWNDCGDMSDERTCNCDKEQFTCGNGMCRPRLWVCDHDNDCGDNSDEESCSCEANEWRCGDGTCLPQDVVCDTKTDCEDGSDEASCKTSPGICSDFSFKCKSGDCINKVNAECDRVSDCADHSDEVGCNCGIRPFKLNRIVGGQNAELGEWPWQVSLHILTSGHVCGASIISEKWLLSASHCFVTHDPANRIASNWQTYSGMQDQFNHDNVQRRAVKRIIPHPDYNYMTFDYDVALLELSKPLEFTNTIQPICLPAPSHVFLAGTSCSVTGWGAVREGGQTAQLLQKASVKIINDSVCNIVTEGQVTSRMLCSGFLSGGIDSCQGDSGGPLVCFEESGKWFQAGIVSWGEGCARRNKPGVYARVTKLREWIKKETGV
- the st14 gene encoding suppressor of tumorigenicity 14 protein homolog isoform X2 — protein: MNAARYEGHNERHERIEFLGSREKPRSKRKIGAVIGVLAAVLILAAVVAFLIWLFVFKDDEEASISQQRKPSMLVFSGHLKMPDIKYQEKLEDTSSPQFQALAEKIEAVLEDTLKKNPLLATYHTKSVVTAFSEGVIVYYWSQFDVPITDRELLPELSEELVSETLENGINEQQGMGSGSKIKITEIAATFTDPRMARNPQANECFFRLEADEMAALFSSPGYPSGYPPKTRCQWQIRTSPANVISVKFPFFHVEDDCFDDFVSIYDSLSPDDSQAITEKCGHRPPSNPLEVVSSGNIMLINFITDTETQRPGFQAMYKALRKSEVLTCGGVLTNSSGVFTSPLYPSFYPPAVDCKWTIKVDAGKKVRVKFNLFRLKEPGVDTQKCHKDFVQVMGRKYCGEISSLALTSNTNSLEVTFHSDESYTDKGFSAEYVAYDPKNPCPNMFTCASGICIGKELKCDGWNDCGDMSDERTCNCDKEQFTCGNGMCRPRLWVCDHDNDCGDNSDEESCSCEANEWRCGDGTCLPQDVVCDTKTDCEDGSDEASCKTSPGICSDFSFKCKSGDCINKVNAECDRVSDCADHSDEVGCNCGIRPFKLNRIVGGQNAELGEWPWQVSLHILTSGHVCGASIISEKWLLSASHCFVTHDPANRIASNWQTYSGMQDQFNHDNVQRRAVKRIIPHPDYNYMTFDYDVALLELSKPLEFTNTIQPICLPAPSHVFLAGTSCSVTGWGAVREGGQTAQLLQKASVKIINDSVCNIVTEGQVTSRMLCSGFLSGGIDSCQGDSGGPLVCFEESGKWFQAGIVSWGEGCARRNKPGVYARVTKLREWIKKETGV